A single window of Solanum dulcamara chromosome 5, daSolDulc1.2, whole genome shotgun sequence DNA harbors:
- the LOC129888736 gene encoding linoleate 9S-lipoxygenase 6-like, with product MFKGIADGLLGHHSSKKVRGNVVMMKKSALDFTDIAGSVVDSVFDVLGQKVSFQLISSVQLDPANNSKGKRSNPAYLESGLTSLIPFASAELTFRVTFDWDEEFGVPGAVLVRNNHLNEFFLKSLTLEDVPNHGKVHFVCNSWIYQASKYKSERIFFANQSYLPSETPKPLLKYREDELVNLRGNGKGKLEEWDRVYDYALYNDLSNPDEGEQKIRPILGGSIEYPYPRRGRTSRSPTRRDPKIESRLPLVLSLNIYVPRDERFGHLKMADFLTYALKSLSQFIVPGVTGTIDGTPNEFDSFEDILRLYDRGIKLPQGPLFKSFTGNIPLPMVKELLRTDGEGIMKFPTPLVIKEDKTAWRTDEEFAREMLAGVNPVIISGLQEFPPKSKLDPNVYGNQNSTITIQHIEDKLDGLTIDEAIKTKKLFILDHHDMIIPYLRRINTTTTKTYASRTLLLLQDNGSLKPLAIELSLPHPDGDQFGVISKVYTPSDLGVGSSIWQLAKAYVAVVDAGVHQLISHWLNTHAVIEPFVIATNRQLSVLHPIHKLLNPHFRDTMNINANARQILINAEGVLESTCFQSKYAMEMSAVVYKSWVFPDQALPADLVKRGVAVEDSSSPHGVRLLIQDYPFAVDGLEIWSAIKNWVTEYCNFYYKADDTILKDTELQAWWKELREVGHGDKKDEPWWPKMQTRQELIDSCAIIIWVSSALHAAVNFGQYPYAGYIPNRPTLSRRFMPEPGTREYEELERNPDKAFLRTITSQLQTMIGVSLVEILSRHSSDEIYLGQRDSPEWTKDQEPFDAFDRFGKKLIDIENRIIQMNGDHTLRNRSGPIKAPYTLLVPSSEDGLTGKGIPNSVSI from the exons atgtttaAGGGTATTGCTGATGGACTACTTGGGCATCATAGCTCAAAGAAAGTTAGAGGAAATGTTGTGATGATGAAAAAGAGTGCTTTAGACTTTACTGATATAGCTGGTTCTGTTGTTGATAGTGTTTTTGATGTCCTTGGCCAAAAAGTCTCTTTCCAATTGATCAGTTCTGTTCAGCTTGATCCAG cAAACAATTCAAAAGGGAAACGCAGCAATCCAGCCTACTTGGAGTCGGGGCTGACTAGTTTAATCCCATTCGCATCAGCTGAATTAACCTTTCGTGTGACATTTGATTGGGATGAGGAGTTTGGAGTCCCAGGTGCAGTCCTCGTAAGGAATAATCATCTCAATGAGTTCTTTCTCAAGTCACTCACACTTGAAGATGTGCCTAATCATGGCAAGGTTCATTTTGTTTGCAATTCTTGGATTTATCAAGCTAGTAAATACAAGTCAGAACGCATTTTCTTTGCAAATCAG TCATATCTTCCTAGTGAAACACCAAAACCTTTGCTCAAATACAGAGAAGATGAGTTGGTAAACTTACGAGGAAATGGAAAAGGAAAGCTTGAGGAATGGGATAGAGTTTATGACTACGCTTTGTACAATGACTTGAGCAATCCAGATGAAGGTGAACAAAAAATCAGACCTATCTTGGGAGGTTCTATTGAGTATCCGTATCCTCGGAGAGGAAGAACAAGCAGATCACCAACACGAAGAG ATCCTAAAATTGAAAGCAGGCTTCCACTTGTTCTGAGCTTAAACATCTATGTACCGAGAGATGAGCGTTTTGGTCACTTGAAGATGGCAGACTTCCTTACTTACGCTTTGAAATCTTTATCTCAATTCATCGTCCCTGGAGTAACTGGTACTATTGATGGCACCCCTAATgagtttgatagttttgagGATATACTTAGACTATATGATCGAGGAATCAAACTTCCTCAAGGCCCtttattcaaatctttcacTGGTAACATTCCTCTGCCGATGGTAAAAGAACTCCTTCGAACTGATGGTGAAGGAATAATGAAATTTCCGACTCCTCTAGTTATTAAAG AAGATAAAACTGCATGGAGGACTGATGAAGAATTTGCAAGAGAAATGCTAGCTGGAGTTAATCCTGTCATAATTTCTGGACTCCAA GAATTTCCTCCAAAAAGCAAGCTGGATCCTAATGTATATGGAAATCAAAATAGTACAATTACTATACAACACATTGAGGATAAGTTGGATGGACTTACAATTGATGAG GCAATCAAGACTAAAAAACTTTTCATATTGGACCACCATGATATGATTATACCATATTTGAGGAGGATAAACACCACAACAACCAAAACCTATGCTTCAAGAACTTTGCTCTTATTGCAAGATAATGGATCTTTGAAGCCATTAGCAATTGAATTAAGTTTGCCACATCCCGATGGAGATCAATTTGGTGTTATTAGCAAAGTATATACTCCATCTGATCTAGGTGTTGGTAGCTCCATCTGGCaattggccaaagcttatgTTGCAGTTGTTGACGCAGGTGTTCATCAACTAATTAGCCATTG GTTGAATACACATGCAGTGATTGAGCCATTTGTGATTGCAACAAATAGGCAATTAAGTGTGCTTCACCCTATTCACAAGCTTCTAAATCCTCATTTTCGAGACACAATGAATATAAATGCTAATGCAAGACAAATTCTAATCAATGCTGAGGGAGTTCTTGAGAGTACATGTTTTCAGTCGAAATATGCCATGGAAATGTCAGCTGTGGTTTACAAAAGCTGGGTTTTCCCTGATCAAGCACTTCCGGCTGATCTTGTTAAAAG GGGAGTGGCAGTTGAGGATTCCAGTTCTCCACATGGTGTTCGTCTACTGATACAAGACTATCCATTTGCTGTCGATGGTTTAGAAATATGGTCAGCAATCAAAAATTGGGTGACAGAATACTGCAATTTCTACTACAAAGCGGATGACACGATCCTGAAAGACACTGAACTTCAAGCTTGGTGGAAGGAACTCCGCGAAGTGGGACATGGTGACAAGAAAGATGAACCCTGGTGGCCTAAAATGCAAACACGCCAAGAGCTAATTGATTCTTGTGCCATCATCATATGGGTATCTTCTGCACTTCATGCAGCAGTCAATTTCGGGCAATATCCTTATGCAGGTTACATCCCAAATCGCCCTACATTAAGTCGAAGATTTATGCCAGAGCCTGGAACTCGTGAGTATGAAGAGCTGGAGAGAAATCCTGATAAGGCGTTCCTGAGAACAATCACTTCTCAGTTGCAAACAATGATTGGTGTTTCCCTCGTAGAGATTTTGTCAAGGCATAGTTCAGATGAGATTTATCTTGGACAAAGGGACTCCCCTGAATGGACAAAGGATCAAGAACCCTTTGATGCTTTTGATAGGTTTGGAAAGAAGTTGATTGACATTGAAaatcgaattatacaaatgaatGGTGATCATACATTGAGAAACAGGTCAGGGCCTATTAAGGCTCCATATACATTGCTTGTTCCATCAAGTGAAGATGGTCTTACAGGCAAAGGAATTCCCAACAGTGTGTCAATATAG